In Streptococcus porcinus, the genomic window GAACCTCCAGGTGTATTTACATAGAGGTAAATATCTTTAGTATTATCTTGCGCGTCCAAAAATAACAATTGTGCAATAATAGAATTTGCCATATTATCTTCAACTGGTCCAGTCAGCATAATAATACGGTCTTTTAGGAGACGTGAATAGATATCATAAGAACGTTCTCCTCGACTTGTTTGTTCAATAACTACAGGAATCATAGTATTCTCCAATCTAAATAAAATATCTATTAATATATAAGTCTCAATAGATTTATCTTTTAATGACTGTCCTCATTATAATCTATTGGTCAAATAAGGTCAAATAATAACTTTCCTTTTGAAAAAACTTTCCAGTCCTTACTAGAAAGCCTTCTCTCATATTAGCAAAGATCGTTGTTAGAAAATTATTCATGAGCTTGAGTTGAATCAAAGCATTTGGAACTTTTATTTTGTACCAAATAATCTATCACCAGCATCACCAAGACCAGGTACAATGTAGCCATGTTCATTTAACTTTTCGTCCAAGGCTGCTGTATAAATATCAACATCAGGGTGAGCTTCTTGTAACTTTTTCACACCCTCTGGTGCTGCTACGAGACAAACAAATTTAATATTAGCTGCCCCACGTTTTTTCAAGGAATCCACAGCTAAGATAGCAGATCCCCCTGTCGCAAGCATTGGGTCTACAACAAAAATTTGACGTTGATCAATATCTTCAGGAAGTTTAACAAGGTATTCAACTGGCTCAAAAGTTTCTTCATCACGGTACATTCCGATATGTCCAACTTTCGCAGCTGGAACTAAACTTAAGAAGCCATCAACCATTCCGATACCTGCTCTAAGTATTGGGACAATAGCCAATTTTTTACCTGTAAGTTGTTTCTGCACTGTTTTTGCCACTGGTGTTTGAATCTCTACATCTTCAAGCGGAAGATCACGTGATACTTCATACCCCATCAACATCGCAATTTCATTGACTAATTCCCGAAAATTCTTTGTTGAAGTGTCTTCTCTGCGTAAGATTGATAGTTTATGCTGAATAAGTGGATGTGAAATAACTTGACATTTTCCCATGATAACATACTTCCTTCTAAAAATTTTTTACCTTCCACATTATACCAAAAATCATTAGTCTTTGCTGGGGAATTTTTCATATTTAGGTAATTCTTTTTAAAATATAATCAGCTTTGTCAAACAAACTTTCTTTGGAGCAGAGCTGCAAAAGAATTTCTCCAGAAGACTAAAAAAAGAACAGCTAGAATTCACTATAAAGTGCTAGTCTGTTCTGTACATTTTGCGGTCTCAGGGCATTTTTAACCTAGCTCTAAGTTTTTCTGCCTTATGACCAATTAACTTATCCAACTGATGTGTCGCAAGAGTTAAATAACCGTATACTATGATTCCAATCAAACCAATAATCAAGAGATAAAGGAGACTAGATAGACGTCCGGTTGGAATAAAAACAAATCCTAAAAGCCAATTAGCAAATGCTACCACAATTCCCATAATAGCTGTTAGTAGAGCAATTAAAGTTAGCTGTTTCAGTAATAGTTTTCGATTGAACTTAGTGACTTGGTGAAGACGCTTATACATCAGATAAATAGGCACTAGTAAGCCCAGTGAGGTGGCAATAATGGGACCATAGGCGTGGAAAAGATAAATCAATGGTACTTGTAAAACAAGTTTAGTAAGGATACCATAAGCAAAATAATAGAGAGCCTTACGATTCTCAAAAAGAGCTTGTAACATTGGAGCTAATAAGGTATATAGAGCTAATAAAATTGTTTGAAAAAGAACTGCCCTAAATAAGTTAATCGCCTCAACTTCACTGAAACCATAAAAAACAGAATAAAGGGGGCGAGCCAAGATAATAGCACCTAGTAACGCCGGCAAAAGAAATATCATCAACATAACCACATTATTAATAATCAATTTTGCCGATGCACGACTATCCTTTTTGATATGGTTCTCTGTCAAAAGTGCAATCCCAACACCACCTATAGAAGCTGCCACGGCAATTAAAATCATGGTAATTTTAGCAGGATTAGCATTAAAATAACCAAATTGAATCAAGAGTTGCTCTTTAGTATAATTTGTGAAAAGAAGCATCGTATTGGAATAGGTCCACTGGTCAATCAGTTGAAAAGCTTGGATAGCACTCCCTATCACAATAAAAGGAATTGACTCTTTCAACGTTTCCAATAACAAGCCCTTAGCATCAATTGGAACATCTTGCTTTGGTTTAGCTAAAATAGCCTTTAAGAGCCCCTCTTTTGCTAAATAAAAAACTAGAACAGCCATACTCGCAATCATACCAATGAAAGCAGCTAGTGTCGATTGAGTAACTGCGTGCAGGTAGTCGCCAGATCCTATCTTCATAATCATAAAGGTAGCTGTTAGCATCCAAATCACCCTGATAATCTGCTCTGCTATTTGGCTAAGAGCATAAGGTTTTATATTATTGTGGCCTTGGAAGATACCGCGGATAACGCTCATGACAGGAAATATAAAAACAGCGAGCGACAGGCTGTGCATAACTGGTATCAGCTGACCGTCCGACCCAGATAAGGTTGAAAAGAAAGGTGACGTTATATACATAGTAACCGAAAAAATCAGACCAAGAATAATCATTAATTTCAAGGTTGTTCGGATTAGTTGGTAACTATGTTCTTTTTGATTAAGGGAATTATACTTAGCAACTTGTTTTGCAATGGCAACATTCAACCCTGTTGTTGAAATCAATAAAAAATAGGCATACACATTATAGCCCATATTAAAGAGTGCGTTGGCCTGAGTGGCGTGTTGCCCCATCCAAATTAACCAGGGAATAATATAAATAACCCCAAGTAAACGACTGATAAAGTTGCTCGCTGTGGACCAAACTGTTCCCTGCAACATTAATTCTTCTTGTGTCAGTTTATTTTTATTCTTATCCATAACTATTCTTTCTTCATATAATAGATATATTATAAACTTTTGCTAGTTACTTGTAAATCTGAAACATAAAAGATAAAATAAGAATTATGATAAGAATTGAAACAATTATTGATTTATTAAAGGGTGACAAAAACTTTCGTGAGGTCATTGCAGAAGATAGCTACTACTATCATTACACTGGTTTAAACTTTTCAAAACTCAGTTATGATAGCCGTGATGCAGATAATCAGACCTTATTTTTTGTAAAAGGAGCTAATTTTAAGGGAGAATACCTACAATCAGCACTAAATCAGGGCTTACAAGCTTATATTTCTGAAGTGGACTATGAAGTCGGTATTCCAGCAATTATTGTTAATGACATCAAGCATGCCATGTCTATTATTGCGATGGCTTTTTATGATAATCCACAAGATAAACTTAAGTTACTAGCATTTACAGGAACTAAAGGCAAAACGACTTCAGCTTATTTTGCTTACCATATTTTAAAGCAATCTCATAAGACAGCAATGCTATCCACAATGAATACTACTTTGGATGGACAAACTTTTTTCAAGTCACAATTAACAACACCTGAAAGCTTGGACCTCTTCAAAATGATGGCTGAATGTGTTTCTAATGGTATGACCCACTTGATTATGGAAGTTTCCAGTCAGGCCTATCTGGTTGGTCGGGTTTATGGTCTGACTTTCGATGTCGGCGTTTTTCTAAATATTAGTCCAGATCATATTGGACCAATTGAACATCCTAACTTTGAAGACTATTTTTACCACAAACGTCTTTTGATGGAAAATAGCCGTGCAGTTATTATTAATAGCGATATGGATCATTTCCACATCCTAAAAGAGCAAGTAGCCAAACAAGATCATGACTTTTATGGACAAGCATCTGATAATAGTATCACTGATAGTCAGGCTTTTACATTTAAGGCCACTGGTAAATTAGCAGGCAACTACAGAACACTCCTGATTGGACGCTTTAATCAAGAAAATGCTATTGCTGCTGGTTTAGCCTGCTTGCGTTTAGGAGCAAGCCACGAGGATATTCAAAAGGGGATAGCACAGACAACTGTCCCCGGCAGGATGGAAGTCCTCAACCATCCTTGCGGTGCAAAAGTTTTTGTTGACTATGCTCACAATGGAGATAGCTTAGAAAAACTTGTTTCTGTGGTTGAAGAACATCAAAAAGGTCAGATTACATTAATAATTGGTTCCACTGGCAATAAAGGGGAGAGCCGGCGTGCTGATTTTGCCAAAGTGATTAATAATCATCCAAACTTATCAGTTATTTTAACAGCTGATGATCCTAACTTTGAAGATCCTCAAACTATTTCAGAAGAAATTGCCAGCTATGTCTCTCGTCAACTTACTATTGAAGTAGAGCGTGAACAAGCTATCAAACTTGGATTGCAATCATGTCAAGAAGAAGAAGATGCCCTTATTATTGCTGGTAAAGGTGCAGATGCTTACCAAATTGTTAATGGCCAAAAAACAGACTACGCCGGTGATTATACAATCGCTAAAGCTTTCATAAAAACGTTAAACTAAGCTCGACAGTTCTTACTTCATCAGTAAGAACTGTCTTTCATTATTAACATTCCCTTCAAAGCGAAGCTTACTTCCTTCAACTTTAATAATCAGTCTTTCTTAACTTTGTACTATTATCAGATAGTATCATTTAAAACTTGATAAATTAGAATGGTTATTGCTACTCTTTTTAACCATTCTAAACAATTAAATTTCTTAGAATAAAAAGAGAATTTCAATAAAAAAAGCCTTTGTCAAGCCATTCTTCTATGCTATAATGAGAGAGCTTTCAGCAAAAATATGAAAAGTAAGGAGGTCCCGATGTCAACCATTCAGGCAAAAAATATGACTGTTCAATGTGATCAAAAAACAATTATTAAAGAATTATCATTGAATCTAGTCACTCAAAAAATGACAACAATTATTGGTGCTAATGGTTGTGGTAAATCAACTTTGCTTAAAGCACTTACAAGGATTCTTCCTCATGCATCTGGTAGTGTTTTGATTGACGGCCAAGACATTAGTTCACTTCCCACCAAAGAGATCGCCAAAAAATTAGCCTTGTTGCCTCAATCTCAAGAAGCTTCTCCAGGTATAAACGTCTATGAACTCGTGTCTTACGGTCGCTATCCACACCTTAATCACATGGGCCATCTCAGTCAAGAAGACCATCGTATTATTAACTGGGCCTTGTCAATGACGAAGTTAACAGACTTAGCTGATCACTGCGTTGACGCCCTATCTGGTGGCCAAAAACAGCGGGTTTGGATTGCTATGGCCCTAGCCCAAGATACCGATACCATTTTTTTGGATGAACCAACTACCTATTTAGATTTAAATCATCAGTTAGAGGTTTTAGACTTACTAAAAGAACTACAAGTTACTTCACATAAAACCATTATTATGGTTCTACATGATTTAAATTTATCAGCACGTTATTCCGACTATTTGATTGCTATGAAAGATGGCAAGATTATTAATCAAGGTAGCGTTTCAGAAATAATGACGCCACATAATATTGAAAATATATTCGCTATTGATGCTCAAATTGTGGAAGACCCTATCCATCACTGTCCTATTATGTTGACCTATCAACTAATATAAATTTTGTACTAGGAGAATAGTATTTATGAAAAAAATCTTTAGGTTGTTGCCCCTTTTAATTGCTTGTTTACTCATGGTAGCTTGCTCAACGCAAACAGAAAAAGCTAATCAAGATAAACTGAAAATCTCACAAATGCCAAAAATTTCTGGTTTTACTTATAAAGGTCAAGTCCCTGAGAATCCTAAGCGAGTAGTCAGTTTAGCTTCTACTTACACAGGTTACTTGGCTAAGTTGGACATTAACCTTGTAGGTATCACTTCTTACGATCAAAAAAATCCAGTATTGAAAAAATACATTAAAGGGGCGAAAGTTGTTTCCCCAACTGATTTAGAAGCAATCACAGCTTTAAAACCTGACTTAATTATTGTCGGCTCAAATGAAGAAAAACGTGACCAACTGGCTCAAATTGCACCTTTAATTTCAGTAGAATACCGTAAACATGATTACCTGCAAGTCTTCTCAGACTTTGGTAAAGTTTTTAATAAAACTAAAGAAACTGATAAATGGTTAAAGAATTGGACTAACAAAACAAAAAAATTAGCTAAAGAGGTCAAAGCTGTAACAGGTAAAGAAGCTACCTTTACCGTGATGGGACTCTTTGAAAAAGAAATCTATCTTTTCGGAAAAGATTGGGGACGTGGTGGTGAAATCATTCATCAGGCCTTCGGCTATAAAGCTCCAGCTAAAGTTGAAAAAGATGTTTTTCCAAAAGGTTACCTCTCTATCTCTCAAGAAGTTTTACCTGACTATATCGGAGATTATGTAATAGTAGCTGCCGAAGATAAAAAAACAGGTTCTGCTCTTTATGAGAGTGATATGTGGAAAAACCTTCCTGCTGTCAAAGCAAAACACGTCATAAAAGTTAATGCCAACACCTTCTACTTCACTGACCCTCTATCTTTAGAACATGAGTTAAAAACTCTTAAAAAAGCAATCCTCGAAAACAAAAACTAAAAGGAAGTTGAGCAATGGCCTTGAAAAATTCACGCATGTCTCAACAAAAAAGAGACTTTTTCCTTCTTTTTACCCTTATCAGTTTCACTTTTTTGGTGATCCTTTATTTAAGCCTCCGTTTTGGAGCTAAATCAATGACTCATCAAGAATTGATGCAAGTTTTACTCCATCAATCTTCTAACCAGAGGCAAGTGACTATCATATGGGATATGAGATTACCAAGAATTTTTGCTGCCATTCTTGTTGGTGCGGCCTTGGCTGTATCAGGAGCCTTAATGCAAGCTATTACGCGGAACCCCATTGCTGATCCAGGCTTATTGGGGATTAATAGCGGAGCTGGACTAGCACTTGTCATTGCTTACGCACTCTTTCATCATCTCCATTACTCAGTCATTATCTTAGTCTGTTTATCAGGTTCCATCCTTGCTAGCATCATTATCTTTAGTCTCTCCTATCGGGTGGGAAAAGGTTACCAACAATTAAGATTAATACTGGCTGGCGCTATGGTATCAACTCTATTGTCAGCATTAGGTCGAGCAATCACTAATTATTTTCATTTAGCTAATGCGATTATTGGTTGGCAAGCTGGAGGTTTGGTCGGAACTAATTGGCAGATGTTAGCCTATATTGCACCAATCATCCTTCTTTCTTTAATTACCGTTCAACTATTAGCTTATCAGTTATCCATATTAAGTTTAAGTGAAACTCAGTCAAAAGCCCTTGGGCAATCAACAACTAAGCTCACAATTATTTTTTTAGGATTAGTCTTACTCTTAGCTTCAGCTTCGGTAGCTATTGCAGGAAGTATCGCTTTTGTTGGTTTGATTATTCCACATCTCATTAAAAATTATCTTCCCCAAAATTATCAACTAAGTTTGCCCTTGATTGCTTTTGCAGGAGCAACTTTTCTCTTAGCTGTTGATTTAATTTGTCGGACTATGAATCCTCCCTTCGAAACACCGCTTACTGCAATTATTGGCTTTTTAGGATTCCCAGCATTTTTGTGGCTAGTTAGAAAAGGGGGTAAGGCATGAAACATCTTAATAAAGTTCAGCTAATTCTGCTTTTAACTTTGCTTGTTATTTTCTTGAGTATCGTTACTCTTGGAATTGGTGATTCTAGCTTCTCACTTAAAGGCATTAGCAATCTTATTTTAGGCAAAGCTGATTCGACAACAGTATTTATTCTAACAAAGATACGATTACCTCGTCTGCTAGCAGCACTTTTTGGTGGAGCATCTCTAGCACTATCTGGTAATATTCTACAGACACTAACCAAGAACCCTCTAGCAGATTCTGGCATTCTAGGAATTAATGCTGGAGCTGGTATTGTAATTGCTATTTTCACTGCCTTTGGTTTTCTAGAGACGTCGACATCTCTTTATTCTTTACCTTTTTTTGCGATGATCGGATCAGGCCTTTCTGTGACCCTAGTCTATCACATGTCCCACATCAAAAATAGACCTCTAAACCCAGTGACTCTAATCATTACAGGCGTTGGACTTTCTATGATGCTCTCTAGTCTTATGATTGCTTTAGTTGGAAATGTTAATCGTTATAAAACCGACTATATCGTCACTTGGTTAAGCGGACGCATCACTGGAGATGATTGGCCAACTCTCAAAGTTATCTTGCCTCTTCTTATTATTCTATGGTTAATTAGTTATTGGCAGGCTTACCAGTTAAATCTTATGAATCTATCTGACGACATGTCAATTACTCTAGGTTTTCAATTAAGAAAAGAGCGTCGACTTTCACTAATTTTATCAAGTAGCCTTGCTGCCTTGAGTGTGGTTTTAGTCGGTAACATTGCCTTTGTCGGTTTAATGGCTGGCCACCTGAGTCGTCAACTAGCAGGTGAGGATCATCGCTTAAATTTACCAACAAGTTTTTTGCTTGGAATGCTTCTTATGCTTATTGCTGATACTATCACAAGAGTTTTCCTTGTTGGTTCTAATATTCCTACGGGTATTTTGGTTTCCATCATTGGTGCCCCTTATTTTCTTTATTTAATGATAAAAACTAAAAACTAAAAGGTTGAAATCTGTACGATTTCAACCTTTTCTTTAGTCTGTATTCGCTCTCAAAGCTGACTGTTATCATGATAGTCAAGCTTTTTTGGCGCTACATAGTGAAGAGAGACTTGGTCCAATTTCCCATTTAATTGGTATTTATGTTCCTCTTTTTCTTGCAAATAATTAAGCTCTACAAGCGTTTTACAGAAAATATCTGGCCTTTTTTGTAAGACCAAATCTTTGCGAATAAACTTCATTAAAAACGTGCTCAGATATTTTAAGGCGTAGTCTGGATTAACATCCCCTATGATCTGATACAGTTTGTTTTGTTCCGTGGATAAAGAATAACCTTTTCCTAATTTATAAAAATAATTGGATAAGGTTAATGTATCTCTAGTAAAATCAGTTCGTTCTATAATGATAAGATCATTAGTTTTATTAGCCAGCCTAGTCTCAAAAACTAGTTCTTGAAGTTCTTGGTAAATAGGAGTTTCATTATCTACAAACACCATGCTATCAAGCTGTAACCCTTCTGTGCTCTTAAGAAGTGGAAGATTCAAATAATAACGACGCTCATCTCTTAAAATGTAAGTTTCCTCAATATAAAGATCCAAGTGCCGATCTAAATGTCTTACATCAGGAAATACTTTTTTGAGCTGTCGTAAAGTGACATTTGTATGTTGATAAAGATAGTTGATTAGATCTTTGAAGAAAACTTGCTTGGTTGTCTTATTAGGATTAATTACAATTAACATCAGCTTAAAGCTACCCTTCTACCTATGAAAAAAAGTGGATAAGTCCACTTTTACAAATAGTCACCTTTAATGACGAAAAAGCTACCACGAATTTCACCAGCTAATTTAGAACGCTGCCTTGCAAATTTAAATTTACCTTCAAATTCTTTTGGAATTTCAATCCCATTTGATAGTTTAAAACCAACTGCACGCTTCCCACCTTCTTTCATGGTGTAAAGAACGTTTACTGCTAAGCCATTATCATAATAGACATGTGACCATAAAATACCATCCACTTCCAGTTGTGAAACACAAAGAGCTTTATAAGGAAAAGTCATCTCCCGCTCTTCTAAGACTTTCTCAATAAATGGTAGAATATGAGGTTTTTCCTCAATCGTAAAAACCTCATATGCAAGTTTGTATTTGTTCCAGAAGTAGCGGGCTTCATTAGCTCTTAGGCCTGCTAAAACTTCTTTAACAGGACTTTCT contains:
- a CDS encoding putative polysaccharide biosynthesis protein, which codes for MDKNKNKLTQEELMLQGTVWSTASNFISRLLGVIYIIPWLIWMGQHATQANALFNMGYNVYAYFLLISTTGLNVAIAKQVAKYNSLNQKEHSYQLIRTTLKLMIILGLIFSVTMYITSPFFSTLSGSDGQLIPVMHSLSLAVFIFPVMSVIRGIFQGHNNIKPYALSQIAEQIIRVIWMLTATFMIMKIGSGDYLHAVTQSTLAAFIGMIASMAVLVFYLAKEGLLKAILAKPKQDVPIDAKGLLLETLKESIPFIVIGSAIQAFQLIDQWTYSNTMLLFTNYTKEQLLIQFGYFNANPAKITMILIAVAASIGGVGIALLTENHIKKDSRASAKLIINNVVMLMIFLLPALLGAIILARPLYSVFYGFSEVEAINLFRAVLFQTILLALYTLLAPMLQALFENRKALYYFAYGILTKLVLQVPLIYLFHAYGPIIATSLGLLVPIYLMYKRLHQVTKFNRKLLLKQLTLIALLTAIMGIVVAFANWLLGFVFIPTGRLSSLLYLLIIGLIGIIVYGYLTLATHQLDKLIGHKAEKLRARLKMP
- the upp gene encoding uracil phosphoribosyltransferase translates to MGKCQVISHPLIQHKLSILRREDTSTKNFRELVNEIAMLMGYEVSRDLPLEDVEIQTPVAKTVQKQLTGKKLAIVPILRAGIGMVDGFLSLVPAAKVGHIGMYRDEETFEPVEYLVKLPEDIDQRQIFVVDPMLATGGSAILAVDSLKKRGAANIKFVCLVAAPEGVKKLQEAHPDVDIYTAALDEKLNEHGYIVPGLGDAGDRLFGTK
- a CDS encoding ABC transporter ATP-binding protein, with the protein product MSTIQAKNMTVQCDQKTIIKELSLNLVTQKMTTIIGANGCGKSTLLKALTRILPHASGSVLIDGQDISSLPTKEIAKKLALLPQSQEASPGINVYELVSYGRYPHLNHMGHLSQEDHRIINWALSMTKLTDLADHCVDALSGGQKQRVWIAMALAQDTDTIFLDEPTTYLDLNHQLEVLDLLKELQVTSHKTIIMVLHDLNLSARYSDYLIAMKDGKIINQGSVSEIMTPHNIENIFAIDAQIVEDPIHHCPIMLTYQLI
- a CDS encoding DUF1803 domain-containing protein; translation: MLIVINPNKTTKQVFFKDLINYLYQHTNVTLRQLKKVFPDVRHLDRHLDLYIEETYILRDERRYYLNLPLLKSTEGLQLDSMVFVDNETPIYQELQELVFETRLANKTNDLIIIERTDFTRDTLTLSNYFYKLGKGYSLSTEQNKLYQIIGDVNPDYALKYLSTFLMKFIRKDLVLQKRPDIFCKTLVELNYLQEKEEHKYQLNGKLDQVSLHYVAPKKLDYHDNSQL
- a CDS encoding FecCD family ABC transporter permease → MALKNSRMSQQKRDFFLLFTLISFTFLVILYLSLRFGAKSMTHQELMQVLLHQSSNQRQVTIIWDMRLPRIFAAILVGAALAVSGALMQAITRNPIADPGLLGINSGAGLALVIAYALFHHLHYSVIILVCLSGSILASIIIFSLSYRVGKGYQQLRLILAGAMVSTLLSALGRAITNYFHLANAIIGWQAGGLVGTNWQMLAYIAPIILLSLITVQLLAYQLSILSLSETQSKALGQSTTKLTIIFLGLVLLLASASVAIAGSIAFVGLIIPHLIKNYLPQNYQLSLPLIAFAGATFLLAVDLICRTMNPPFETPLTAIIGFLGFPAFLWLVRKGGKA
- a CDS encoding UDP-N-acetylmuramoyl-L-alanyl-D-glutamate--L-lysine ligase, producing the protein MIRIETIIDLLKGDKNFREVIAEDSYYYHYTGLNFSKLSYDSRDADNQTLFFVKGANFKGEYLQSALNQGLQAYISEVDYEVGIPAIIVNDIKHAMSIIAMAFYDNPQDKLKLLAFTGTKGKTTSAYFAYHILKQSHKTAMLSTMNTTLDGQTFFKSQLTTPESLDLFKMMAECVSNGMTHLIMEVSSQAYLVGRVYGLTFDVGVFLNISPDHIGPIEHPNFEDYFYHKRLLMENSRAVIINSDMDHFHILKEQVAKQDHDFYGQASDNSITDSQAFTFKATGKLAGNYRTLLIGRFNQENAIAAGLACLRLGASHEDIQKGIAQTTVPGRMEVLNHPCGAKVFVDYAHNGDSLEKLVSVVEEHQKGQITLIIGSTGNKGESRRADFAKVINNHPNLSVILTADDPNFEDPQTISEEIASYVSRQLTIEVEREQAIKLGLQSCQEEEDALIIAGKGADAYQIVNGQKTDYAGDYTIAKAFIKTLN
- a CDS encoding iron-hydroxamate ABC transporter substrate-binding protein; its protein translation is MKKIFRLLPLLIACLLMVACSTQTEKANQDKLKISQMPKISGFTYKGQVPENPKRVVSLASTYTGYLAKLDINLVGITSYDQKNPVLKKYIKGAKVVSPTDLEAITALKPDLIIVGSNEEKRDQLAQIAPLISVEYRKHDYLQVFSDFGKVFNKTKETDKWLKNWTNKTKKLAKEVKAVTGKEATFTVMGLFEKEIYLFGKDWGRGGEIIHQAFGYKAPAKVEKDVFPKGYLSISQEVLPDYIGDYVIVAAEDKKTGSALYESDMWKNLPAVKAKHVIKVNANTFYFTDPLSLEHELKTLKKAILENKN
- a CDS encoding FecCD family ABC transporter permease translates to MKHLNKVQLILLLTLLVIFLSIVTLGIGDSSFSLKGISNLILGKADSTTVFILTKIRLPRLLAALFGGASLALSGNILQTLTKNPLADSGILGINAGAGIVIAIFTAFGFLETSTSLYSLPFFAMIGSGLSVTLVYHMSHIKNRPLNPVTLIITGVGLSMMLSSLMIALVGNVNRYKTDYIVTWLSGRITGDDWPTLKVILPLLIILWLISYWQAYQLNLMNLSDDMSITLGFQLRKERRLSLILSSSLAALSVVLVGNIAFVGLMAGHLSRQLAGEDHRLNLPTSFLLGMLLMLIADTITRVFLVGSNIPTGILVSIIGAPYFLYLMIKTKN